GGTTCGGGATCAACGGGAAATAATCCCCCATATCCATTCCGTGCGCGAAGTTCATATGAAACATCATCAAGACGTCGTGCTGCGTCGGTTCGATCCGATTCAGAAACGCGTTTATAATGAAAACCGCCGCGGCGAGAAGCGCGCTGACGATCACGAAAACGAGATCCGCCCTCTTTTTCGCAAGCCGCGTCAACTGATACACGGCGGAAACGATGAGCGTGACAAACGAAAGCATATGCAAGACGCCGAAGGTGATGATATAGCCGCCGTCCACGATCCCGAGGAGATACGCGAGATACGTCCCGAGGGTTATGACAGAAGCCGCGATCATCGTTTTCGCGGCGCGAGCGGCGTTGTCTCGGCTGAAAATCGTGGAACCGCCGCAAAGCCCGAAGAACACGCATAACGCGATCATTTGGATCACGTCGCGCGTCGAACCGATCCAACTCTCTCCGTGATCCCACCAACAGCAAGCGAATTTCGCGACGACGCGCGCCGCGCCGCCCTTTTCCGCCCAAACGTCGGAAAAAGTCGCGCAAAGATCGAACATAAAGTGATCGATCCACATCAAAAAGATCGTAAACCCACGGAGAAAATCCAGCTCCCAAATTCGAGCGCGGGGCGCGCGCTCCGAGCGAGGATAGTTATTCGGAACACATCTTTCGTCCGGGGAGAGAAACATTTTTACTCGTCCTTATACTCCGTTCCCAAATAACGGACGCCGTTCGCGCCGTCGGAAAACAATTCGAAGCGATCCGAGTATTCCTTTACGAGGACGCCCGGACGACGTTTGCTGTGATAGACGAGAGGTTTTTCCGCGCGTTCGGAAGAATAAGGATCTTTGCGATAGGGATCGTCGCGATACGAGTCCATTCGAGAAGCGGGTCCGTCGGGAAACGGCGGGAAACGATCCGCCCTTTCATAACGATCCTCGTCGGGTCTCTCTCTTCTTTCTCCGTAAAAGTCGCCTCGAGCGCGCGAACGATCCGAAGGATACGATTCGCCGTAACCGTAATCACCCTCGCGATAAAAACACGCGCCGTCGCGCCGTCTGTACTCCGAGCGATCCGCGCTTTCCGCTTCGATCGCGTAACGCGG
This genomic stretch from Clostridia bacterium harbors:
- a CDS encoding DUF1624 domain-containing protein encodes the protein MFLSPDERCVPNNYPRSERAPRARIWELDFLRGFTIFLMWIDHFMFDLCATFSDVWAEKGGAARVVAKFACCWWDHGESWIGSTRDVIQMIALCVFFGLCGGSTIFSRDNAARAAKTMIAASVITLGTYLAYLLGIVDGGYIITFGVLHMLSFVTLIVSAVYQLTRLAKKRADLVFVIVSALLAAAVFIINAFLNRIEPTQHDVLMMFHMNFAHGMDMGDYFPLIPNLGIAFAGAAVVTLLYSSGKSLLPALDGKWNAPFRFMGRHTLVIVIIHQVFNLLLLAVITALFVDFGNFVLF